The following proteins come from a genomic window of Kwoniella bestiolae CBS 10118 chromosome 3, complete sequence:
- a CDS encoding 26S protease regulatory subunit 6B translates to MEEIGIDLKLEDPTLPSQISEKQALLNSLPTSDEELYSTWKKLEGHREFLELQEEYIRDETQNLRRELLRAQEEVKRIQSVPLVIGQFLEPVDERRGIVGSTTGSNYVVRILSTLDRELLKPSSSVALHRHSNALVDILPPEADSSIAMLGADEKPDVKYSDIGGLDSQKQEIREAVELPLIQMDLYRKIGIDPPRGVLLYGPPGTGKTMLVKAVANSTSASFIRVVGSEFVQKYLGEGPRMVRDVFRLARENSPCIIFIDEVDAIATKRFDAQTGSDREVQRILLELLNQMDGFDQQTTVKVIMATNRADTLDPALLRPGRLDRKIEMPLPSRRERRLIFQTVTSKMNLGPDVDLEDYVSRPDQLSSAQIASICQSAGLQAVRKNRYVILPVDFEEAWKGVVKRSDETHEFLYIPTLCMQQ, encoded by the exons ATGGAAGAAATAGGCATAGATCTCAAActcgag GACCCAACCCTTCCATCTCAGATCTCCGAGAAACAAGCTCTCCTCAACTCGCTCCCCACAAGCGACGAGGAACTTTATAGTACCTGGAAGAAGCTTGAGGGGCATAGAGAGTTCTTGGAATTACAAGAG GAATATATCAGAGATGAGACTCAGAACCTCCGAAGAGAGCTTCTGCGAGCACAGGAAGAAGTAAAGAGGATCCAAAGTGTTCCGCTAGTTATTGGACAGTTCTTGGAACCTGtcgatgagaggaggggtatCGTTGGGTCTACTACTG GCTCAAACTACGTTGTCCGaatcctctccaccctcgATCGAGAACTCCTCaaaccctcctcttccgtTGCTTTACATCGACATTCCAACGCTCTAGTGGACATCTTACCTCCCGAAGCGGACTCTTCCATAGCGATGTTAGGAGCGGATGAGAAACCCGATGTGAAGTATAGTGATATTGGTGGATTGGATAGTCAAAAGCAGGAGATCAGGGAGGCTGTCGAATTGCCTTTGATTCAGATGGATTTGTATAGGAAGATTGGTATAGATCCTCCTAGAGGTGTCTTGCTGTATGGTCCACCAG GTACCGGTAAGACCATGTTGGTCAAGGCTGTTGCCAATTCTACGTCTGCGTCGTTCATTCGAGTGGTCGGTTCAGAGTTTGTACAGAAATACTTGGGTGAA GGTCCCCGTATGGTTCGAGATGTCTTCCGACTCGCCCGAGAAAACTCCCCTTGTATCATCTTTATCGATGAGGTAGATGCAATCGCCACGAAACGTTTCGATGCTCAAACCGGGTCAGATAGAGAAGTGCAACGTATCTTGTTGGAATTGTTGAatcagatggatggattCGATCAACAAACTACCGTCAAG GTCATCATGGCTACCAATCGAGCGGATACTCTTGATCCGGCGTTACTTCGTCCAGGTCGATTAGACAGAAAGATTGAGATGCCTTTACCATctcgaagagaaaggagactTATCTTCCAGACTGTTACTTCCAAGATGAACCTTGGTCCTGATGTTGATTTGGAAGATT ACGTCTCCCGACCTGATCAATTGAGTTCCGCTCAAATTGCGTCCATCTGTCAATCAGCGGGtcttcaag CCGTGAGGAAGAATCGATACGTCATTTTACCGGTTGACTTTGAGGAAGcttggaag GGAGTCGTCAAGAGGTCTGACGAGACTCATGAGTTCT TGTACATTCCTACCCTCTGCATGCAGCAATAA